In the Aquimarina spinulae genome, GAAATAGTTCGTCTGTAAATTTCCACAAATCATCAACCGCTTCCTGAACTTTTTGATGACTTTCTTCTGTACCATCTCCTAATCTTTTCATCCAGTCTGAAGAAAATCTTTGATGGTAACTTACTTCTTTAATTCCTTTCTTTGCAATTGCTGCTACTATTTCATCATCACTATTTTGCAATTCTTCTAATAATAGTAAGTGAAAAGCGTCATAGAAAAACTGTCTTGTAATCACATATCCAAAGTGTCTGTTTGGTTGTTCGACAAGAAGTACGTTTTTGTACTGTCTTTCTATTCTCAAAAAAGCAATATCATCTTCCGTTTTCCCATCTCCAGAAAGTTGAGCCACGTATTGGTAATAACTTCGCGTTTGACCTAATAAATCCAATGCCATATTAGTCATTGCAATATCCGTTTCCAGGTTTGGTCCATGACCACATAATTCTGATAATCGCTGACCAAGGATCAAAGCATTATCTGCTATACCGTAGATATATTGTATTTTATTTTCGTTTTTCATAACACTGCCCGTAATGATGGGTATCTTATTTAAATAACTTTAATTTCAAATAGTAAGTTTTCCGTATTCACGGGAATTGTAATTTTTACCATTGTAAAAATTACATATGCTTTACTTCATCTGGTAATGTATAAAACGTAGGATGTCTATACACTTTATCCTGAGCGGGTTCAAATAATTCTCCGTTATTTTCGGGGTTTGATGCTGTGATATGTTTAGATTCTACTACCCATATACTTACTCCTTCATTTCTTCGTGTATATACATCTCTGGCATTTTCTAAAGCCATTTCTGCATCGGCAGCATGAATACTACCAAAATGACGATGTTCTAAACCATTTTTACTTCTTACAAACACTTCCCAAAGTGGCCAGTTATTTTTCATAATTATGAATTTTAAATTCTGAATTCAGAATTATTATATTGCTTTTTTAAGCTTTTTATCTTCTTGTTTTTTGGCATATGACATCGCTGCATCCCTCACCCATTCTCCTTTTTCCCAGGCATTAACTCTAGCTGTCATACGCTCTTTGTTACAAGGGCCGTGACCTTTTACTACTTGCCAGAATTCGTCCCAATCTATTTCTCCAAAATCGTAACTCCCTTTTTCTTCATTCCATTTTAAATCCGGATCTGGAATAGTAAGTCCAATTAATTCTGCTTGCGGAACTGTTTGATCAATAAACTGCTGACGTAATTCGTCATTAGTTTTTCTTTTTAATTTCCACTTCATTGATTGAGCAGTATGTACAGATTCTGCATCAGTAGGTCCCAGCATCATCAACGATGGCCACCACCATCTATTTAATGCATCTTGCGCCATTTCTTTTTG is a window encoding:
- the paaC gene encoding 1,2-phenylacetyl-CoA epoxidase subunit PaaC, whose amino-acid sequence is MKNENKIQYIYGIADNALILGQRLSELCGHGPNLETDIAMTNMALDLLGQTRSYYQYVAQLSGDGKTEDDIAFLRIERQYKNVLLVEQPNRHFGYVITRQFFYDAFHLLLLEELQNSDDEIVAAIAKKGIKEVSYHQRFSSDWMKRLGDGTEESHQKVQEAVDDLWKFTDELFHMTDDDKIAVENGVGVNTVALREKYDQRVRDVFEEATITIPETKWFQKGGKQGIHSEHMGYLLSDLQYMQRTYPNMKW
- the paaB gene encoding 1,2-phenylacetyl-CoA epoxidase subunit PaaB; this translates as MKNNWPLWEVFVRSKNGLEHRHFGSIHAADAEMALENARDVYTRRNEGVSIWVVESKHITASNPENNGELFEPAQDKVYRHPTFYTLPDEVKHM